The following coding sequences lie in one Trichoderma breve strain T069 chromosome 1, whole genome shotgun sequence genomic window:
- a CDS encoding mo25-like domain-containing protein, translating to MSFLFGRGRSRAAADLPRQARDHIMKLESPNGVSKAEELARVLNQMKVVLQGTQETESSPEQIYQLVTALIDEDLLHLLATNLYRLPFESRKDTQVIFSYVFRFRPAAAAPKSDPIALSYVVCNRPQVLVELCRAYDHKESATPAGSVLRDCKGLNAIDRNRPQSGRGVFWKFFDWINKSSFEVAADAFTTFRELLTRHKDLIPKYLSTNFELFFDKYNNTLVQSNSYVTKRQSIKLLGELLLDRSNYSVMTAYVDSGEHLKICMNLLRDDRKMVQYEGFHVFKVFVANPHKSIAVQKILLMNREKLLVFLAHFLEDRTDDEQFIDEREFLIKQIRNMPSTPVVSQRSVSAS from the exons ATGTCGTTCTTGTTTGGGAGAGGCAGATCGCGGGCTGCTGCCGATCTGCCCAGGCAAGCTCGTGATCACATCATGAAGCTCGAAAGCCCTAACGGGGTCTCCAAG GCTGAAGAGCTTGCTCGCGTGCTCAATCAGATGAAGGTCGTTCTCCAAGGCACTCAAG AAACTGAGAGCTCACCCGAGCAGATCTATCAGCTCGTCACGGCCCTGATAGACGAAGACCTGCTCCACCTGCTAGCTACCAACCTCTATCGCCTACCTTTTGAGTCGCGAAAGGATACCCAAGTGATCTTCTCTTATGTATTCCGCTTCCGGCCCGCGGCAGCGGCTCCCAAGAGCGACCCCATCGCCCTGTCTTATGTGGTGTGTAACAGACCACAAGTCCTAGTTGAACTCTGTCGCGCCTATGACCACAAAGAAAGTGCCACTCCTGCGGGATCCGTCCTCCGAGA TTGTAAAGGCCTCAATGCTATTGATCGCAACCGCCCTCAGAGCGGCCGCGGAGTGTTTTGGAAATTTTTCGACTGGATCAACAAGAGCTCCTTTGAGGTTGCTGCGGACGCGTTTACGACTTTCCGG GAACTCTTGACGCGGCATAAAGACCTGATCCCGAAGTATCTATCCACCAATTTCGAGCTGTTTTTTGACAAGTACAACAACACTCTGGTCCAGTCAAACAGCTATGTCACCAAACGACAATCCATCAAACTCCTTGGCGAACTGCTGCTGGACCGCTCCAACTATAGCGTCATGACGGCTTACGTCGATAGTGGCGAGCACTTGAAAATATGCATGAATCTCCTTCGAGACGACAGGAAAATGGTCCAGTATGAAGGGTTCCACGTGTTCAAGGTTTTCGTTGCGAATCCGCATAAATCCATTGCCGTCCAGAAGATTCTTCTCATGAACCGCGAGAAGCTCTTGGTCTTTCTAGCACACTTTCTCGAGGACCGGACTGATGACGAACAATTCATTGATGAACGAGAATTTTTGATTAAGCAAATCCGTAATATGCCATCGACTCCCGTGGTCTCTCAACGATCTGTTAGCGCATCATAA
- a CDS encoding SWIB/MDM2 domain-containing protein — translation MQQQYRAFAQQPPQRSPHPPNQRRGGIGPMMSSGPHPSVPLTQAQIAQQQQAQAHASELAKRRSRKPTDKNIPDGVEDCIIDPDGVKRYAELRDIERLIDATITRKRLDVLDDAKRSSKLRKTLRIWITNTVEDQIWQGNSLNADSFDFTPATEASYRVKIEGYLLDEDDQIKDEDVASKASPAADKQEDGGSTQKPTGAEANQKKHRFSHFFQSISVDFDRSRFRNGSEHNVEWRRPETSQGQAGAAVPPEADFDEFTFKRNGDENMNITINLQRHESPERYQLTPELAQIVDMKEATQHEAVMALWEYIRLSGLQEDEERRNFRCDSYLKKVIGRDSGVIPMLGEYVVPHLRPLAPISLPYTIRVDEEFHKNPQPTVYDIQVLVEDPIKANLRPLLNNPQYAASLKQITALDEQLARLVQAISMSKAKHSFFSSLSEDPANFVKSWLSSQKRDLEIIMGEAASDAENVAGDEWRRGGNNSVWNSQNARESVNVLLSRQR, via the exons ATGCAGCAACAGTATCGTGCCTTTGCCCAACAGCCGCCGCAACGGTCGCCGCATCCCCCGAACCAGCGGCGCGGCGGAATTG GGCCCATGATGTCTTCTGGACCGCATCCCTCAGTCCCGCTCACACAGGCGCAAATtgctcagcaacagcaagcaCAGGCCCATGCCAGCGAATTAGCAAAGCGGAGAAGTCGCAAACCGACAGACAAGAATATTCCCGATGGCGTGGAAGACTGCATTATCGATCCGGATGGTGTCAAGAGATATGCGGAATTGAGAGACATCGAGAGACTGATTGACGCTACCATTACACGGAAACGACTTGATGTGCTTGATGACGCAAAACGAAGTTCCAAG TTACGGAAAACCCTGCGAATCTGGATAACCAATACCGTCGAAGACCAGATCTGGCAAGGAAACAGTCTCAATGCTGATTCTTTCGATTTTACGCCGGCTACGGAGGCGTCCTACCGAGTTAAGATCGAGGGCTATCTcttggacgaagacgatCAGATAAAGGACGAGGATGTGGCGTCCAAAGCCTCTCCTGCAGCAGAcaaacaagaagacggcggttCGACCCAGAAGCCTACCGGTGCGGAGGCAAACCAAAAGAAACATCGATTTTCACACTTCTTCCAGTCCATTTCTGTCGACTTTGATAGGTCTCGGTTCCGGAACGGCTCTGAACATAACGTGGAATGGAGACGGCCAGAAACCTCGCAGGGCCAAGCAGGTGCTGCCGTGCCACCTGAAGCTGACTTTGACGAATTCACCTTCAAGCGTAATGGAGATGAGAACATGAATATCACAATCAATTTACAGAGACACGAGTCGCCTGAAAGATACCAGCTGACTCCCGAGCTCGCGCAAATCGTTGATATGAAGGAAGCAACGCAACACGAGGCTGTTATGGCGCTGTGGGAGTACATCAGGCTATCAGGATTgcaagaggatgaagaaaggCGGAACTTTCGTTGCGATTCATATCTGAAAAAG GTTATTGGGCGAGATTCGGGCGTTATACCAATGCTCGGCGAGTATGTTGTGCCACACCTTCGCCCTCTGGCCCCTATATCTCTCCCGTATACGATCCGGGTAGACGAAGAATTTCACAAGAATCCTCAGCCTACAGTGTATGATATTCAGGTGCTGGTGGAGGATCCTATCAAGGCTAATCTGCGCCCCTTGTTGAACAACCCTCAATACGCTGCCTCATTGAAGCAGATTACCGCGTTGGATGAGCAGCTGGCCAGGCTGGTGCAGGCGATCTCAATGTCCAAAGCCAAAcactccttcttctcatcgttGAGCGAAGACCCTGCCAATTTCGTAAAGAGTTGGCTCAGTTCACAAAAACGCGATCTCGAAATCATCATGGGCGAAGCGGCAAGTGATGCCGAGAATGTTGCTGGCGACGAGTGGCGACGGGGCGGGAACAACAGTGTGTGGAATAGCCAGAATGCTCGCGAAAGCGTCAACGTGCTGCTCTCTAGGCAACGATGA